Proteins from a single region of Amycolatopsis sp. CA-230715:
- a CDS encoding non-ribosomal peptide synthetase: protein MGRPSVLELFLAQVSRTPDAVAVTYRDTSLSFAELDRASANLAWRLAESGAGQGKLVALHLERGVAMVIGLLAVFRTGAAMVPLDPGHPAERLRWVLADSRARLVLSDSALPGGFGDCAVIHAEGAGPVSGPSLPVRRIDPAALAYVVYTSGSTGPPKGVAVEHRQLARTCAAWEELYCLRARRPRLVSVTGFATDLFFADFARSVLPGGTLVLAPREAITDPAALLDLIDRAGGTALEMLPSLAKAVGREAARSGGMPPLDLVSVGSEAWPVDDGRELLGLLHRDTELVNAYGTTETTVDSCVFRLVRDAEEDWSDGTSVPIGEAVPGTTAYVLDARLRPAEVGELYLGGDAVARGYHGRPGLTASRFVADPVVPGRTAYRTGDLVRRRADGLLEHLGRVDDQLKIRGFRIEPAEVERVLARHPAVDRAVVAAPAEPGRRRLVGYFIPVGPERPVADELRAFVAARLPEHLVPTAFVELDRFPLLPGGKVDRKALPAPPKIADGAAPRTEAERVLADIWRDVLEVEHVGIDDNFFDLGGDSILGIQVAAAARARLGVAWPHRALFDRPTVAELASLPAHTGPAGEVRVGGAGTRFPLSFAQRRLWFIHTQSPGADYNVGKALRLTGELDVAALGSALTALVARHEILRTSFPVERGEPAQLVHPAAPVDLELADLTGGEDTGAALDALLHAEARVVFELAERAPVRLMLAKLGPREHVLVLTLHHILTDDWTTEILLSDLAENYRAALAGTSSALASLPARYADFARWQRERLSPEVEERQLSFWRTELADLRPFELPVDRPRAVHRSRAGAVHEAWLPPELTVRLVRFARSRQVSLFTVLITACQLVHSRFAGQPDVAIGTVTSGRERGEFADVAGFFAETLVIRSTVDERLSFAALMGEVRETVLAATDHADVPFEKVVGALAPQRDLTGTPLIRAMVVMQNAPARPRRFPGLSAEALELPMCTATFDLTTEFRVTGGRLRIVVNYSTELYRESTIDRFARQLSAVLAAVTDDPNRPLRTMPLTGSEAAAAAPASSLPVPPDLLADVFRRHRDEIAVIAGAVELSYGELAARVEPLADRLAEHGAGPETLVGVCLPRAVELIVSMLAVIRAGAVLVPIDPEHPRDRIASVLADSGTSLVLTDGAGADRLPEHAPVLRVDGDQPSVPKRREVLTHPENLAYVEHTSGSTGAPKAVLVRHGALASRVADARAALGIGPGARVLVHLPVSFDGGLWQTLLPLLSGATVCLSEAGERDGALTLAEQIRRDRVTVLALPPALLSTVDPDAVPGLELVLSAGELCPAELARKWLPHTAFGNIYGPAETTLTATTLVLSRGEDPGTGAAMSIGTPIDGTSAHVLDRYLRPVPTGVDGELYLGGAGVCRGYLGRPGLTASRFVADPFDVTGDGPGSRLYRTGDLVRRREDGMLEFRGRTDRQVKARGFRVEPAEIEAVLCGHHLVAAAAVLVEPGGRLVAYVTPESGAGLPPAEVLREHAARVLPGFMVPSVFVPLGELPLTWNGKLDVRALPAPDTSKGAGYRPPRTHAESVLAAVFAEVLDVARVGIDDNFFELGGDSIGSIRMAASASRAGLRLTSREVFERQTVAELAAGLVAAPAPDAADTGPVSGEVELTPIQRWFLDTFTVHPGRFTMSRFLELAPGVERDVLRTAVEALVAHHDALRIRVGERNGEWHQWLPAAEPGVVFRVHDLSGMDDPGPELDRAMDAARAELDLAAGPLFLADYFELGDARPPRLLLTVHHFVVDGVSWRILLDDLRTACAKAASGAPVDLGPKTTSFQQWSRMLREHVAAGALDHELPHWLDVHERTAPPLPVDGSGADEPTRTVTVRLTAAETTALLRRVPGVYRTQANDVLLSALAVAVADWTGGDRVLVNLESHGREQLLGQADPTRTVGWFTTQFPVALDLPRDRDWRAVLRSVKEQLRAVPGRGQGYDALRYLSGTGALDGGHRAEINFNYLGRFADAANELYLRELPVADGPHPEEAQPFPLEVTAIVETGELVLHWDHSPGTVAGPTVRRLAEHTADALREIIRHCLSDGAGGRTPSDFPMAHLDQDAVDRLVGDGRAVEDVYQLTPMQAGMLFHTLAGAGEDVYARHIGILVDGVSDVDAFVRAWQLVVAATPALRTTVHWVGLPEPVQVVHRSAPLPVTRYDRRADSPEQREEGVDLTAVPPTRLVVTELPRDRVRVVLTTHHLFIDGWSIARLLSDVAAATAALNRGETPNLPPRQSFRSYCDWLSAQDHDAASAYWGTVLAGFREPTPLPFDRRPAPGHRTRRSGTRGLRLSEERTAELGDFARRHRLTVNTLVQAAWALLLSRHSGGADVVFGTTVSVRPPEIPGVETIFGPLINTIPVRLTVDPDVPLLGWLSAIQDGQLDARAHDFYPASRHQALTEVPTGVNLFYSAIAFENYVGDPFAVLEDGSRVVEFDGDDGANFTLGLIVLPGRSMSFELAYDTELFDDVTARRLVARLATALSSMIAAPERPLSAVRVLPPEELELLASWGRSPEAPAEPRTAAELFAEQARRAPDAVAVSADTELTYAQLAERSGRLAHRLGEFGIGAESVVGVCLDRGPDSITALLGVVKAGGAVLPLDPALPPERLRWLVGDAGAAVVLTDRNSAGGFSPVPELRTDELGLDRGPVLDRPARLGDAAYLCYTSGTTGRPKGAMVTHQGLACLVTALGRTLGTGAHSRVLHWLSPAFDASLFELFAGVFSGATQVPAPQGISVSGLAEVIAAKGVTHVVTPPSVLAAVPAGSWPSGITVVCGGEAFPPGLVAGWSGGRRLFNTYGPTEATIAATISAPLSEVDVPSIGVPLEGAVVRLLDARLRPVPVGAVGEIYLGGPGIARGYHARPGTTAASFVADAFGEEGGRLYRTGDLARWSPDGALFFVGRADGQVKVRGVRIEPGEVEAALRRHPGVREAAVTATGEGAQRRLVASIVPRGRPGPSAGELREHLAEILPPQLVPAEFGTLDRMPLTSRGKLDRDALPRSGVAVDGSYLAPRTDNERLVARAWAAVLGREEIGIREKFFEAGGSSLTLVRLAGEFARLGRTELPVAVLLDHPTIEAMAEQVGRDDRTTADHEL from the coding sequence ATGGGCAGACCGAGCGTGCTCGAACTGTTCCTGGCGCAGGTTTCCCGCACACCGGACGCGGTCGCAGTGACCTACCGGGACACGAGCCTGAGCTTCGCGGAACTGGACCGCGCGTCCGCGAACCTGGCCTGGCGGCTGGCCGAAAGCGGTGCGGGGCAAGGAAAACTGGTCGCGCTGCACCTGGAACGCGGCGTCGCGATGGTGATCGGCCTGCTCGCCGTGTTCCGCACCGGTGCCGCGATGGTGCCGTTGGACCCTGGGCACCCCGCCGAACGGCTGCGGTGGGTGCTGGCGGACTCGCGTGCCCGGCTGGTGCTCTCGGACTCCGCTCTGCCAGGCGGTTTCGGGGACTGCGCGGTGATCCACGCCGAGGGGGCAGGCCCGGTTTCGGGGCCGTCGCTGCCGGTGCGCCGGATCGATCCAGCGGCACTCGCCTACGTCGTGTACACCTCGGGATCGACGGGCCCGCCCAAGGGCGTCGCAGTCGAACACCGCCAGCTCGCCCGGACCTGCGCGGCCTGGGAGGAGCTGTACTGCCTGCGCGCGCGTCGCCCGAGGCTGGTCTCCGTCACCGGATTCGCCACGGATCTGTTCTTCGCCGATTTCGCCAGGTCCGTCCTGCCGGGCGGGACACTGGTGCTCGCGCCGCGGGAGGCGATCACCGATCCCGCCGCGCTGCTCGACCTGATCGACCGGGCCGGGGGAACGGCACTGGAAATGCTGCCGTCGCTGGCGAAGGCGGTCGGCCGCGAAGCCGCCCGGAGCGGTGGCATGCCGCCGCTCGACCTGGTGTCGGTCGGCTCCGAGGCGTGGCCGGTCGACGACGGCCGCGAACTGCTCGGCCTGCTGCACCGCGACACCGAGCTGGTGAACGCCTACGGCACCACCGAAACCACCGTGGATTCGTGCGTGTTCCGGCTGGTGCGGGACGCGGAGGAGGACTGGTCCGACGGCACGTCGGTGCCCATCGGAGAGGCGGTCCCGGGGACGACGGCGTACGTGCTGGACGCGCGGCTGCGACCGGCCGAGGTTGGCGAACTGTACCTCGGTGGTGACGCGGTCGCGCGCGGCTATCACGGGCGTCCCGGGCTGACCGCGTCCCGTTTCGTGGCCGATCCGGTCGTGCCGGGCCGGACCGCGTACCGCACCGGGGACCTGGTGCGGCGCCGGGCCGACGGCCTGCTCGAACACCTGGGCCGGGTGGACGACCAGCTCAAGATCCGGGGTTTCCGCATCGAGCCCGCGGAGGTCGAACGCGTGCTGGCACGCCATCCCGCAGTGGATCGGGCCGTGGTGGCCGCGCCGGCGGAGCCGGGCCGCCGCAGACTCGTCGGGTACTTCATCCCCGTCGGCCCGGAAAGACCCGTCGCGGACGAGCTCCGCGCCTTCGTCGCCGCCAGGCTGCCGGAACACCTCGTGCCGACCGCGTTCGTCGAGCTGGACCGGTTCCCCCTGCTCCCCGGCGGCAAGGTGGACCGCAAAGCGCTCCCGGCGCCCCCGAAGATCGCCGACGGAGCGGCACCGCGTACCGAGGCGGAACGGGTACTCGCGGATATCTGGCGTGACGTGCTCGAAGTCGAGCACGTCGGCATCGACGACAACTTCTTCGATCTGGGCGGGGATTCCATCCTCGGCATCCAGGTCGCCGCGGCGGCACGGGCGAGGCTGGGCGTGGCATGGCCCCACCGCGCGTTGTTCGACCGGCCCACGGTGGCCGAACTCGCGTCGCTGCCCGCGCACACCGGACCGGCGGGGGAGGTCCGCGTCGGAGGTGCGGGCACCCGGTTCCCCCTGTCGTTCGCGCAGCGGCGGCTCTGGTTCATCCACACGCAATCGCCTGGCGCGGACTACAACGTGGGGAAAGCGCTGCGGTTGACCGGAGAGCTGGACGTCGCCGCACTGGGGTCGGCGCTCACCGCGCTGGTGGCGCGGCACGAAATCCTGCGCACGAGCTTTCCCGTCGAGCGGGGCGAACCCGCGCAGCTGGTGCACCCGGCGGCCCCGGTGGACCTCGAACTGGCCGATCTCACCGGCGGTGAGGACACCGGTGCGGCGCTCGACGCGCTGCTGCACGCCGAGGCACGCGTCGTGTTCGAGCTGGCGGAACGGGCGCCGGTGCGGCTGATGCTGGCGAAGCTCGGGCCGCGCGAGCACGTGCTGGTGCTGACCCTGCACCACATCCTGACCGACGACTGGACCACCGAGATCCTGCTGTCCGACCTGGCGGAGAATTACCGGGCCGCACTCGCGGGAACGTCGTCCGCGCTGGCATCGCTACCCGCGCGGTACGCCGATTTCGCGCGCTGGCAACGGGAACGGCTCAGCCCTGAGGTCGAGGAACGGCAGCTGTCCTTCTGGCGCACCGAACTCGCCGACCTGCGGCCGTTCGAGCTCCCGGTGGACCGGCCCCGGGCGGTGCACCGCTCGCGGGCCGGTGCGGTTCACGAGGCATGGCTTCCCCCCGAGCTGACCGTGCGACTGGTCCGGTTCGCCAGGTCGCGGCAGGTCAGCCTGTTCACCGTCCTGATCACCGCCTGCCAGCTGGTGCACTCCCGGTTCGCCGGGCAACCGGACGTGGCGATCGGCACCGTGACGTCGGGCCGCGAGCGGGGTGAGTTCGCGGACGTGGCCGGTTTCTTCGCCGAGACACTGGTGATCCGATCCACTGTGGACGAACGGCTGAGCTTCGCCGCGCTGATGGGCGAGGTGCGGGAAACCGTGCTGGCGGCGACGGACCACGCGGACGTGCCGTTCGAAAAGGTCGTCGGCGCGCTCGCACCCCAGCGGGACCTGACCGGGACTCCGCTGATCAGGGCCATGGTGGTGATGCAGAACGCGCCCGCGAGGCCGCGCCGGTTCCCTGGCCTTTCCGCCGAAGCGCTCGAGTTGCCGATGTGCACCGCCACCTTCGACCTCACCACCGAGTTCCGGGTGACCGGAGGGCGCCTGCGGATCGTGGTCAACTACAGCACCGAGCTGTACCGCGAAAGCACCATCGACCGCTTCGCCCGGCAGCTTTCCGCGGTGCTCGCGGCCGTCACCGACGACCCCAACCGTCCATTGCGGACGATGCCGCTGACCGGATCCGAAGCGGCGGCCGCCGCGCCCGCGAGTTCGCTGCCGGTGCCGCCGGACCTGCTCGCCGACGTGTTCCGGCGGCACCGGGACGAAATCGCGGTGATCGCTGGTGCCGTCGAGCTGAGCTACGGGGAGCTGGCCGCGCGGGTCGAGCCGCTGGCGGATCGTCTCGCCGAACACGGGGCTGGGCCCGAAACACTGGTGGGTGTCTGCCTTCCCCGCGCGGTGGAGCTGATCGTGAGCATGCTCGCCGTGATCCGGGCGGGCGCGGTGCTGGTGCCGATCGACCCGGAGCACCCGCGGGACCGCATCGCGTCGGTGCTGGCCGATTCCGGGACGTCGCTCGTTCTGACGGACGGGGCAGGAGCGGACCGGCTCCCCGAGCACGCACCCGTGCTCCGGGTGGACGGCGATCAGCCGAGCGTGCCGAAGCGCCGGGAAGTCCTGACGCACCCGGAAAACCTGGCGTACGTCGAACACACGTCGGGGTCGACCGGGGCGCCCAAGGCGGTGCTGGTGCGACACGGCGCGCTGGCCAGCCGCGTCGCGGACGCGCGCGCCGCGCTCGGTATCGGTCCCGGTGCGCGGGTGCTGGTGCACCTGCCCGTCAGCTTCGACGGCGGGCTGTGGCAGACGCTGCTGCCGCTGCTCTCCGGCGCGACCGTCTGCCTGAGCGAGGCGGGGGAGCGGGACGGCGCGCTGACCCTCGCCGAGCAGATCCGCCGCGATCGCGTCACGGTGCTCGCGCTCCCGCCCGCGCTGCTGTCCACTGTGGACCCGGACGCCGTGCCGGGACTCGAGCTGGTGCTCTCCGCCGGCGAGCTGTGCCCGGCGGAACTTGCCAGGAAGTGGTTGCCGCACACCGCGTTCGGCAACATCTACGGCCCCGCCGAGACCACGTTGACCGCCACCACGCTGGTGCTGTCGCGTGGCGAGGACCCCGGCACGGGCGCCGCGATGTCGATCGGTACCCCGATCGACGGCACTTCGGCGCACGTGCTCGACCGGTACCTGCGGCCCGTGCCGACCGGTGTCGACGGCGAGCTGTACCTGGGTGGCGCCGGGGTGTGCAGGGGCTACCTCGGACGGCCGGGGCTGACCGCGAGCAGGTTCGTCGCCGACCCGTTCGACGTCACGGGCGACGGGCCGGGTTCGCGGCTGTACCGCACCGGTGACCTGGTCCGCCGTCGGGAGGACGGGATGCTGGAGTTCCGCGGCCGGACCGACCGCCAGGTGAAGGCGCGCGGGTTCCGGGTCGAGCCCGCCGAAATCGAGGCGGTGTTGTGCGGGCACCACCTGGTGGCCGCCGCGGCGGTACTGGTCGAGCCGGGTGGCCGGTTGGTCGCCTACGTGACCCCGGAGTCCGGCGCCGGGCTTCCGCCCGCCGAGGTGCTGCGCGAGCACGCCGCGCGGGTGCTGCCGGGATTCATGGTGCCTTCGGTTTTCGTCCCACTCGGCGAACTTCCCCTGACCTGGAACGGAAAGCTCGACGTGCGGGCGCTCCCGGCCCCGGACACGAGCAAGGGCGCCGGGTACCGCCCACCCCGGACGCACGCCGAATCCGTGCTCGCCGCGGTGTTCGCCGAGGTGCTGGACGTGGCCAGGGTCGGTATCGACGACAACTTCTTCGAACTGGGCGGGGATTCGATCGGCAGCATCCGGATGGCCGCGAGCGCGAGCAGGGCCGGTCTGCGGCTGACCTCGCGCGAGGTGTTCGAGCGGCAGACGGTCGCCGAGCTCGCGGCCGGTCTCGTGGCGGCGCCCGCCCCGGACGCGGCCGACACGGGGCCGGTCTCGGGCGAGGTGGAGCTCACGCCGATCCAGCGCTGGTTCCTCGACACCTTCACCGTCCATCCCGGACGGTTCACGATGTCCCGGTTCCTCGAACTCGCGCCCGGTGTCGAACGGGACGTGCTGCGCACGGCGGTCGAAGCGCTGGTCGCGCACCACGACGCGCTGCGCATCCGGGTCGGCGAACGGAACGGCGAGTGGCACCAGTGGCTGCCCGCGGCTGAGCCGGGCGTGGTCTTCCGCGTTCACGATCTGTCCGGAATGGACGATCCGGGGCCGGAACTGGACCGCGCGATGGACGCCGCCCGCGCGGAACTCGACCTCGCGGCCGGACCGCTGTTCCTCGCCGACTACTTCGAGCTGGGCGACGCCCGGCCGCCGCGGCTGCTGCTGACCGTGCACCACTTCGTCGTCGACGGCGTTTCCTGGCGCATCCTGCTCGACGACCTCCGCACCGCCTGCGCCAAGGCCGCGTCCGGGGCACCGGTCGACCTCGGCCCGAAGACCACGTCGTTCCAGCAGTGGTCCCGGATGCTCCGCGAACACGTGGCGGCGGGCGCGCTCGACCACGAGCTGCCGCACTGGCTCGACGTGCACGAGCGCACCGCGCCACCGCTTCCGGTGGACGGCTCCGGCGCGGACGAACCCACTCGCACCGTGACCGTCCGGCTGACCGCGGCCGAGACGACGGCGCTGCTCCGCCGTGTTCCCGGGGTGTACCGGACCCAGGCCAACGACGTTCTGCTGAGCGCGTTGGCGGTCGCCGTCGCCGACTGGACGGGCGGTGACCGCGTACTGGTGAACCTGGAGAGCCACGGCAGGGAACAACTGCTCGGGCAGGCTGATCCGACGAGGACGGTCGGCTGGTTCACCACCCAGTTCCCGGTCGCGCTCGATTTGCCGCGGGACAGGGACTGGCGGGCGGTGTTGCGGTCGGTCAAGGAACAGCTGCGGGCGGTTCCCGGCCGCGGTCAAGGATACGACGCGTTGCGCTACCTGTCCGGCACCGGCGCGCTCGACGGCGGACACCGGGCGGAGATCAACTTCAACTACCTCGGCCGGTTCGCCGACGCGGCCAACGAGCTGTACCTGCGCGAGCTCCCGGTCGCCGACGGCCCGCATCCCGAGGAGGCGCAGCCGTTCCCGCTCGAGGTCACGGCGATCGTCGAGACCGGGGAACTGGTGCTGCACTGGGACCATTCCCCCGGCACGGTGGCCGGGCCGACCGTGCGAAGGCTCGCGGAGCACACCGCGGACGCGTTGCGGGAGATCATCCGGCACTGCCTCTCCGACGGCGCGGGCGGCCGCACGCCATCGGACTTCCCGATGGCCCACCTCGACCAGGACGCGGTGGACCGGCTCGTCGGCGACGGGCGTGCGGTGGAAGACGTCTACCAGCTCACCCCGATGCAGGCGGGCATGCTGTTCCACACCCTCGCCGGTGCGGGCGAGGACGTCTACGCCCGCCACATCGGCATACTCGTCGACGGTGTGTCCGATGTGGACGCGTTCGTCCGTGCGTGGCAGCTGGTCGTCGCCGCCACGCCCGCACTGCGCACCACGGTGCACTGGGTGGGGCTTCCCGAGCCGGTGCAGGTGGTGCACCGGTCCGCGCCGCTGCCGGTGACCCGGTACGACCGGCGCGCGGATTCGCCCGAGCAGCGCGAGGAAGGCGTCGACCTCACCGCGGTCCCGCCGACCCGCCTGGTGGTGACCGAGCTGCCGCGCGACCGGGTGCGGGTCGTGCTGACCACGCACCACCTGTTCATCGACGGGTGGAGCATCGCGCGGCTGCTTTCCGACGTGGCGGCGGCGACCGCGGCGCTGAACCGGGGCGAGACCCCGAACCTGCCGCCCCGGCAGTCGTTCCGGTCCTATTGCGACTGGTTGTCGGCACAGGACCACGACGCCGCGTCGGCGTACTGGGGCACGGTGCTGGCCGGCTTCCGCGAGCCCACTCCGCTGCCGTTCGACCGGCGGCCCGCGCCTGGCCACCGCACCCGCCGATCCGGGACACGGGGGCTGCGGCTGTCCGAGGAGCGGACCGCCGAACTGGGAGACTTCGCCCGAAGGCACCGGCTCACCGTGAACACGCTCGTCCAGGCGGCATGGGCGTTGCTGCTGTCGCGGCACAGCGGCGGGGCGGACGTGGTGTTCGGTACCACCGTTTCGGTCCGCCCACCCGAAATCCCCGGTGTCGAGACCATTTTCGGCCCGTTGATCAACACGATTCCGGTGCGGCTCACCGTCGATCCGGACGTGCCGCTGCTCGGCTGGCTCTCGGCGATCCAAGACGGGCAGCTCGACGCTCGCGCCCACGACTTCTACCCGGCTTCGCGGCATCAGGCGCTCACCGAGGTCCCGACCGGTGTGAACCTGTTCTACAGCGCGATCGCCTTCGAGAACTACGTCGGTGACCCGTTCGCCGTGCTCGAAGACGGATCGCGCGTGGTGGAGTTCGACGGCGACGACGGCGCGAATTTCACGCTCGGCCTCATCGTGCTGCCGGGGCGGTCAATGAGCTTCGAACTGGCCTACGACACGGAACTGTTCGACGACGTCACTGCGCGGCGCCTGGTCGCCCGCCTGGCCACCGCGCTGTCCTCGATGATCGCCGCGCCGGAGCGGCCGTTGTCCGCGGTGCGGGTCCTACCGCCGGAAGAGCTTGAGCTGCTCGCGAGCTGGGGGCGTTCGCCGGAGGCACCGGCCGAGCCGCGAACGGCCGCCGAGCTCTTCGCCGAACAGGCGCGCCGGGCGCCGGATGCGGTGGCGGTGTCGGCGGACACCGAGCTCACCTACGCGCAGCTCGCCGAGCGGTCCGGCAGGCTGGCGCACCGCCTCGGCGAGTTCGGCATCGGTGCCGAGTCCGTGGTGGGCGTCTGCCTCGACCGGGGGCCGGACTCGATCACCGCGCTGCTGGGCGTGGTCAAGGCGGGTGGCGCCGTGCTGCCGCTGGATCCGGCACTGCCGCCGGAGCGGCTGCGGTGGCTGGTCGGCGACGCGGGCGCGGCCGTGGTCCTGACCGACCGGAACTCGGCCGGTGGGTTTTCCCCGGTGCCGGAACTCAGGACGGACGAGCTGGGGCTGGACCGCGGACCCGTGCTGGACCGGCCGGCCCGGCTCGGTGACGCCGCCTACCTGTGCTACACCTCGGGTACCACCGGTCGTCCGAAGGGCGCGATGGTGACGCACCAGGGGCTCGCCTGCCTCGTGACCGCGCTGGGCAGAACGCTCGGCACCGGCGCGCACAGCCGGGTGCTGCACTGGCTTTCCCCGGCTTTCGACGCCTCGTTGTTCGAACTGTTCGCCGGGGTGTTCTCCGGCGCGACCCAAGTGCCTGCGCCGCAGGGCATCTCCGTGAGCGGGCTGGCGGAGGTGATCGCGGCGAAGGGAGTGACCCACGTGGTGACCCCGCCGTCGGTGCTGGCCGCGGTGCCCGCCGGGTCGTGGCCGTCGGGGATCACGGTGGTCTGCGGCGGTGAGGCGTTCCCGCCGGGGCTGGTGGCCGGATGGTCCGGCGGGCGGCGGTTGTTCAACACCTACGGACCGACCGAAGCGACCATCGCCGCGACGATCAGCGCTCCACTGTCCGAAGTGGACGTACCGTCGATCGGGGTCCCGCTCGAAGGCGCGGTCGTGCGCCTGCTGGATGCGAGGCTGCGGCCGGTTCCGGTGGGCGCGGTGGGCGAGATCTACCTGGGTGGGCCAGGAATCGCCCGCGGCTACCACGCAAGGCCGGGAACGACCGCCGCGAGCTTCGTGGCCGATGCTTTCGGGGAGGAAGGCGGGCGGCTCTACCGGACCGGTGATCTGGCGCGCTGGTCTCCCGACGGCGCGCTGTTCTTCGTCGGCCGCGCCGACGGCCAGGTGAAGGTGCGCGGGGTGCGGATCGAACCGGGTGAAGTCGAAGCGGCTCTGCGGCGACACCCCGGCGTCCGCGAGGCGGCGGTGACGGCCACCGGCGAAGGGGCACAGCGGCGGCTGGTGGCTTCGATCGTGCCGCGCGGGCGTCCCGGCCCGTCCGCGGGCGAGCTGCGCGAGCACCTCGCCGAGATCCTGCCGCCGCAGCTGGTGCCTGCCGAGTTCGGCACGCTCGATCGGATGCCGTTGACCTCACGGGGAAAGCTCGACCGCGACGCGCTCCCGCGTTCGGGCGTGGCGGTCGACGGTTCCTACCTGGCTCCCCGTACCGACAACGAGCGGCTGGTGGCGCGGGCGTGGGCGGCCGTGCTCGGCCGCGAAGAGATCGGGATCAGGGAGAAGTTCTTCGAGGCAGGCGGTTCGTCGCTGACGCTGGTCCGGCTGGCTGGCGAGTTCGCGCGGCTCGGCCGTACCGAACTGCCGGTGGCGGTCCTGCTCGACCATCCGACCATCGAGGCGATGGCGGAGCAGGTCGGCAGGGACGACCGCACGACCGCGGACCACGAACTGTGA